In Rhodococcus rhodochrous, a single genomic region encodes these proteins:
- a CDS encoding iron-siderophore ABC transporter substrate-binding protein yields MRSKRFLTIAAASVAVALGLTACGSSDSSDTADSGSAGSGEYPITIEHALGTVTLDEKPERVATVNWANHEVPLALGVVPVGMAAANFGDDDGNGMLPWVEERLEELGAETPVLFDETDGIDFEAVSDTNPDVILAAYSGLTQEDYETLSEIAPVVAYPEAPWATSWRDMIELNSAGLGMAEEGKELVASLEQEISDAAAAHPELEGKATMFLTHVDTADLSQVSFYTANDTRAAFFEDLGLATPKSVADASTDDAFSKKVSAEQVDVFDDVQIIVTYGDQELVDALEADPLLSQMPAVRNGSIVFLDGSGPLGTAANPTPLAISWVLSDYVQLLSDAAAKTNAE; encoded by the coding sequence ATGCGTTCGAAGCGCTTTCTGACGATCGCCGCCGCATCCGTCGCGGTCGCCCTCGGTCTCACAGCCTGTGGATCCTCCGACTCCTCGGACACCGCCGACTCCGGCTCCGCCGGTTCGGGCGAGTACCCGATCACCATCGAGCACGCGCTCGGCACCGTCACCCTCGACGAGAAGCCCGAGCGCGTCGCCACGGTCAACTGGGCCAACCACGAAGTGCCTCTCGCGCTCGGCGTCGTGCCGGTGGGAATGGCAGCCGCCAACTTCGGCGACGACGACGGCAACGGCATGCTGCCGTGGGTCGAGGAGCGTCTCGAGGAACTCGGCGCCGAGACCCCCGTGCTGTTCGACGAGACCGACGGCATCGACTTCGAGGCCGTGTCCGACACGAACCCCGACGTCATCCTCGCCGCCTACTCCGGTCTGACGCAGGAGGACTACGAGACCCTCAGCGAGATCGCTCCCGTCGTCGCGTACCCGGAGGCGCCCTGGGCCACCTCGTGGCGCGACATGATCGAGCTCAACAGCGCCGGGCTGGGCATGGCCGAGGAGGGCAAGGAGCTCGTCGCGAGCCTCGAGCAGGAGATCTCCGACGCGGCCGCCGCCCACCCCGAACTCGAGGGTAAGGCGACGATGTTCCTCACCCACGTCGACACCGCCGACCTGAGCCAGGTCAGCTTCTACACCGCCAACGACACCCGCGCCGCCTTCTTCGAGGACCTGGGACTGGCCACCCCGAAGAGCGTCGCGGACGCCTCCACCGACGACGCCTTCTCCAAGAAGGTCAGCGCCGAGCAGGTCGACGTCTTCGACGACGTGCAGATCATCGTCACCTACGGCGACCAGGAACTCGTCGACGCGCTCGAAGCCGACCCGCTGCTGTCGCAGATGCCCGCCGTCCGCAACGGCTCGATCGTCTTCCTCGACGGCTCCGGCCCGCTCGGTACCGCAGCGAACCCGACGCCGCTGGCGATTTCCTGGGTCCTCTCCGACTACGTCCAGCTGCTCTCCGACGCAGCTGCCAAGACGAACGCGGAGTGA
- a CDS encoding FecCD family ABC transporter permease, with the protein MPSAPEKGRSAIGNSVWLLVLLGVLVLLVIASITIGSRNVDWADIVAALGGATDNIGQGAIAKRIPRTVLALLVGAALGLAGAVMQGVTRNPLADPGILGVNMGASLAVVIGMAWFGLWTQTSIIWIAIIGAAAAAVFVYTIGSLGRGGATPLKLALAGAATSAALASFVTAVILPRGDIAGSVRSWQIGGVGGANYDAISQALPFFGVGFVICLLSARSLNSLALGDEMAAGLGERVALARGISSLGAVLLCGAATAIAGPIAFVGLVVPHLCRLLIGIDNRWLLPFSALVGAGLLTAADVVGRIVARPAEIDVGIITALIGAPFFVYIVRRQKLREL; encoded by the coding sequence ATGCCGAGCGCCCCCGAGAAGGGGCGCTCGGCCATCGGCAATTCCGTCTGGCTTCTCGTTCTGCTCGGTGTGCTCGTCCTGCTGGTGATCGCATCGATCACGATCGGTTCGCGCAACGTCGACTGGGCCGACATCGTCGCGGCCCTCGGCGGCGCCACCGACAACATCGGTCAGGGCGCGATCGCCAAGCGCATCCCGCGCACGGTGCTCGCGCTGCTGGTCGGCGCGGCGCTCGGTCTCGCCGGTGCCGTGATGCAGGGGGTGACCCGTAATCCCTTGGCGGACCCGGGCATTCTCGGCGTCAATATGGGCGCCTCGCTCGCCGTCGTGATCGGCATGGCGTGGTTCGGACTGTGGACGCAGACCTCGATCATCTGGATCGCGATCATCGGTGCCGCCGCTGCTGCGGTGTTCGTCTACACGATCGGGTCGCTCGGGCGTGGGGGAGCGACACCCCTCAAACTCGCCCTCGCCGGTGCCGCCACTTCGGCGGCGCTCGCGTCGTTCGTCACCGCCGTGATCCTGCCGCGCGGCGACATCGCCGGCAGCGTGCGGTCGTGGCAGATCGGCGGCGTGGGCGGCGCGAACTACGACGCCATCTCCCAGGCGCTGCCGTTCTTCGGCGTCGGTTTCGTCATCTGCTTGCTGTCGGCGCGCAGCCTCAATTCGCTCGCGCTCGGTGACGAAATGGCTGCCGGGCTCGGAGAGCGCGTCGCTCTCGCCCGCGGCATCTCGTCGCTCGGTGCGGTGCTGTTGTGCGGGGCGGCGACCGCCATCGCCGGTCCCATCGCGTTCGTCGGCCTCGTCGTGCCGCACCTGTGCCGGTTGCTCATCGGCATCGACAACCGGTGGCTGCTGCCCTTCTCCGCTCTCGTGGGAGCAGGACTGCTGACCGCCGCCGACGTCGTGGGCCGCATCGTGGCGCGACCCGCCGAGATCGACGTCGGCATCATCACCGCGCTCATCGGGGCGCCCTTCTTCGTGTACATCGTCCGACGGCAGAAATTGCGCGAACTGTGA
- a CDS encoding sulfurtransferase — MNDTKPNTVSAEWLYEQLGDEDLVIVDATVHLSTPPDGSVHIEPGLATYLEEHIPGAVYADLFTDFSDHEAPQPFTAASSERFATAAGAVGIGEGRRVVLYDQKNGIWAARLWWQLRLEGFDDAAVLDGGLPAWKAAGYPVSDEQVVPHGATFTSQHRPELVRSTEEIAASLDDPNTLIINALDPATYRGESPSYPRRGHIPGSINIPFGDLVDPSTGRLKPAAELREIFDKAGALNPDVKPVTYCGGGIAASGLAHALAAAGRSDVAVYDGSLNAWTADESLPLVEGPDPR, encoded by the coding sequence ATGAACGACACGAAGCCGAACACCGTCTCCGCGGAGTGGCTGTACGAGCAGTTGGGGGACGAGGACCTCGTCATCGTCGACGCCACCGTGCACCTGAGCACGCCGCCGGACGGGTCCGTGCACATCGAACCCGGGTTGGCGACCTACCTGGAGGAACACATTCCCGGTGCGGTCTACGCCGACCTGTTCACGGATTTCTCCGATCACGAAGCGCCACAGCCGTTCACCGCGGCGTCGTCGGAGCGGTTCGCTACCGCCGCCGGTGCGGTCGGTATCGGGGAGGGACGCCGTGTGGTGCTGTACGACCAGAAGAACGGCATCTGGGCCGCGCGACTGTGGTGGCAGCTGCGGCTCGAAGGCTTCGACGACGCCGCCGTGCTCGACGGCGGACTACCCGCCTGGAAGGCCGCCGGATATCCGGTCTCGGACGAGCAGGTGGTCCCGCACGGTGCGACGTTCACTTCGCAGCACCGGCCCGAGCTCGTGCGGTCGACGGAGGAGATCGCGGCGTCGCTCGACGACCCGAACACACTGATCATCAACGCCCTGGATCCCGCGACCTACCGCGGGGAGAGCCCGTCCTACCCGCGACGCGGGCACATCCCGGGCAGCATCAACATCCCCTTCGGTGATCTCGTCGACCCGTCGACCGGACGCTTGAAGCCGGCGGCGGAACTGCGCGAGATCTTCGACAAGGCGGGCGCTCTGAACCCGGACGTCAAGCCGGTGACCTACTGCGGCGGCGGCATCGCGGCCTCCGGACTCGCGCACGCGCTCGCAGCTGCAGGTCGGTCGGACGTTGCGGTGTACGACGGTTCGCTCAACGCGTGGACCGCCGACGAATCCCTGCCGCTCGTGGAGGGCCCCGACCCCCGCTGA
- the pnuC gene encoding nicotinamide riboside transporter PnuC: MMIAFLNSTAFTALGTPTTWAEVFGFVSGAWCVYLVGRQSILNWPIGIANNLVWILLFATAGLYADSGLQVVYIALAVWGWSNWARGRDGDALPVTGTNTTEWSVLAVVGVAAVIGLTALLEVATNSTVAFWDATTTVLSLLATWGQAKKRWESWLLWIAADLIYIPLYLHKGLTLTALLYAGFLLLCIRGLVAWRRSMAVERQLVEVQ, from the coding sequence ATGATGATCGCATTTCTGAACTCGACGGCGTTCACTGCACTCGGTACGCCCACCACCTGGGCCGAAGTGTTCGGCTTCGTCAGCGGCGCGTGGTGCGTGTACCTGGTGGGGCGGCAGTCGATCCTCAACTGGCCGATCGGTATCGCCAACAACCTCGTGTGGATCCTGCTCTTCGCGACCGCCGGGCTCTACGCCGATTCCGGACTGCAGGTTGTGTACATCGCGCTCGCCGTGTGGGGGTGGAGCAACTGGGCGCGGGGCAGAGACGGGGATGCCCTGCCGGTGACGGGCACGAACACGACCGAGTGGAGCGTGCTCGCGGTCGTCGGTGTCGCTGCGGTGATCGGGCTGACGGCGTTGCTGGAGGTCGCGACGAACTCGACCGTCGCGTTCTGGGACGCGACCACCACCGTGCTGTCGTTGCTCGCGACGTGGGGGCAGGCGAAGAAACGGTGGGAGTCGTGGCTGCTGTGGATCGCCGCCGACCTGATCTACATCCCGCTCTACCTGCACAAGGGACTGACGCTCACGGCACTGCTGTACGCAGGTTTCCTGCTCCTGTGCATTCGGGGCCTGGTTGCCTGGCGACGCTCCATGGCGGTCGAGCGGCAACTGGTGGAGGTGCAGTGA
- a CDS encoding helix-turn-helix transcriptional regulator — MKSVEAAESRTLPAYGAGEIDVPFVIAGMDELVSRETRFEAHSHPTHELLWNDRGASTATIGSRTWTITPTMGLWIPAGMLHWGVMPAGTWYRTAHFGIDSAPSLSDGPVAVEMTPLLRLLLDRLADEHLGDGSRSLTERMVIDVLAPAENELMVQVPSSAVVRPIVEAIAEDPSDPRTLSDWAAELGVSTRTITRTFRSETGLSLGRWVAAVRAQRAVMLLGHGTDVDDVAEQVGYRSASAFGAAFRRVTGTTPGMFRAG, encoded by the coding sequence GTGAAGAGTGTCGAGGCGGCGGAGAGCAGGACGTTGCCGGCCTACGGGGCCGGAGAGATCGACGTGCCCTTCGTCATCGCGGGCATGGACGAGCTCGTCTCCCGCGAGACCCGCTTCGAGGCGCATTCGCATCCGACGCACGAACTGCTGTGGAACGACCGGGGTGCCTCCACCGCGACCATCGGTTCGCGCACGTGGACCATCACCCCGACCATGGGACTGTGGATTCCGGCGGGCATGCTCCACTGGGGAGTCATGCCTGCCGGAACCTGGTACCGCACGGCGCATTTCGGGATCGACTCCGCCCCGTCGTTGTCCGACGGCCCGGTCGCGGTGGAGATGACGCCGCTGCTGCGGCTGCTGCTCGACCGGCTGGCGGACGAACATCTCGGCGACGGGTCGCGGTCGCTGACCGAACGCATGGTGATCGATGTGCTCGCCCCCGCCGAGAACGAACTGATGGTGCAGGTGCCGTCATCGGCGGTCGTGCGGCCGATCGTCGAAGCGATCGCCGAGGACCCCAGTGATCCGCGGACGCTCTCGGACTGGGCGGCCGAACTGGGGGTGAGCACCCGCACCATCACCCGCACCTTCCGGTCGGAGACCGGCCTGAGCCTCGGGCGCTGGGTCGCGGCGGTGCGTGCCCAGCGCGCGGTGATGCTGCTCGGTCACGGCACCGACGTCGACGACGTCGCCGAACAGGTGGGGTACCGATCGGCGAGCGCGTTCGGTGCGGCCTTCCGCAGGGTCACCGGCACGACGCCCGGGATGTTCCGCGCAGGGTGA
- a CDS encoding AAA family ATPase, which translates to MYRHALVIGKFYPPHVGHHHLVRRAAEIAERVTVVVMSSAAETIPLGDRVSWMRESHAVDTPVTVTGIPCDASMDLESDTVWAGQVACMKAAVRTVTDVPVDAVVSSEKYGDELARRFSATHVCVDPLRVAHPASGTACRGDLAGRWDDLDAPARAGLATRIVVLGAESTGTTTVSRELVRRFRARGGVWERTGWVPEYGRQATYDKLGSGTVDDIVWTGDDFENIAVEQTRLEECAAREGSPLLVCDTDAFATTVWERRYLGTSERSWRGVRDRRALYLLTDHEGVPFVQDGIRDGEHIRAQMTEWFVDALTATGRSWVMLTGNVDERVDLAERVADQALRLGSQFGAPL; encoded by the coding sequence ATGTATCGGCACGCACTCGTCATCGGGAAGTTCTATCCACCTCACGTCGGTCACCATCACCTCGTCCGGCGCGCTGCGGAAATCGCCGAACGCGTCACCGTCGTCGTCATGTCCTCTGCAGCAGAGACGATTCCGTTGGGTGACCGCGTGTCGTGGATGCGCGAATCACACGCCGTCGACACGCCGGTCACCGTGACGGGAATTCCGTGCGACGCATCGATGGACCTGGAATCGGACACCGTATGGGCCGGGCAGGTCGCCTGTATGAAAGCAGCCGTGCGCACCGTCACCGATGTTCCGGTCGATGCGGTGGTCTCCAGCGAGAAGTACGGTGACGAGCTCGCTCGACGCTTCTCGGCCACGCACGTGTGCGTCGACCCGCTGCGTGTCGCGCATCCCGCCTCCGGCACGGCCTGCCGTGGTGACCTCGCCGGGCGCTGGGACGATCTCGACGCACCGGCCCGTGCCGGCCTCGCGACCCGCATCGTCGTGCTCGGCGCCGAATCCACGGGCACCACCACCGTGAGCCGGGAGTTGGTGCGTCGATTCCGGGCTCGCGGTGGTGTCTGGGAACGAACCGGCTGGGTCCCGGAATACGGACGACAGGCCACCTACGACAAGCTCGGCAGCGGAACCGTCGACGACATCGTTTGGACCGGAGACGATTTCGAGAACATCGCCGTCGAACAGACGCGGCTGGAGGAATGTGCGGCGCGGGAGGGGTCTCCACTGCTCGTCTGCGACACCGACGCGTTCGCGACCACCGTCTGGGAGCGACGCTATCTCGGCACCAGCGAGCGGTCCTGGAGGGGAGTCCGTGACCGGCGGGCGCTGTACCTGCTCACCGATCACGAGGGTGTGCCGTTCGTGCAGGACGGCATCCGGGACGGCGAGCATATTCGCGCGCAGATGACGGAGTGGTTCGTCGATGCTCTGACCGCCACGGGGCGTTCCTGGGTGATGCTCACCGGAAATGTCGACGAGCGGGTGGACCTGGCGGAACGGGTGGCCGATCAGGCCTTGCGACTGGGCTCGCAGTTCGGCGCGCCGCTGTAG
- a CDS encoding phosphoenolpyruvate synthase — protein sequence MGYVQNFREIDRTAVSIVGGKGASLGELWRLDDVDVPDGFCVTTDAYRTVLSELPRVDDLLERLAKAEPDDIAALSTQIRTEIEECTIPGDIAEEIAARVRELGEDVPVAVRSSATAEDLPTASFAGQQDSYLDVRGVEDVLRHVRRCWASLFTERAVAYRVNNGFDHRKVHMAVVVQRMVFPQESGVLFTADPVTSDRTVSCVDAVAGLGDDLVSGLVNADAYAVRAGEVVDRTQRQEAPVLSDTHLVELVKLGRRIEAHFGRPQDIEWCLAAGVFHIVQSRPITTLFPVPEAGDDDNHVYLSVGHQQMMTDPLKPLGISMWQLTSRAPMRHAGGRLFVDVTPMLASPTQGPGIVGMIGSSDPLFGDALRTVLDRGFVPTRPDDPAAARVGLPPAPDEIDPAVVPELVARNEAAIAESARLIENETGSALLDFMRADIRELQESLFGKEVGEVLAAGMQAAERLNELGREWLGEKNVADVISRSVPYNVTSEMGLALLDVADAARPYPDVVAFLRQVDAEGFDDARFLDALGAREGGPQVRAALEDFLDRYGRRCVGEIDITRPRWGERPTMLVPMIVSNLDNFEPGAATQRFDEGRRQAEEKKRELLERVRGLPDGEQKAEEIERLVDRVRAFAGYREYPKYGMIGRYFVYKQALLREAERLVRDGVVDDEEDIFFLRFDELEDVVRAPRPVGDLVAERKREFASFATLTPPRVLLSTGETLTGAYCRDGLPDGALPGIAVSTGVVEGRARVVTDMDRADLEPGDILVTAFTDPSWTPAFVTVSALVTEVGGVMTHGAVIAREYGLPAVVGVEDATRIIRDGQRIRVHGTEGYVEILS from the coding sequence ATGGGCTACGTACAGAATTTTCGGGAGATCGACCGCACGGCGGTGTCGATCGTGGGTGGCAAGGGAGCGAGCCTGGGGGAGTTGTGGCGCCTCGACGACGTCGACGTGCCCGACGGGTTCTGCGTGACGACGGACGCCTATCGAACGGTGCTCTCCGAGCTACCGCGTGTCGACGACCTGCTCGAGCGACTCGCGAAGGCCGAACCCGACGACATCGCAGCGCTGAGCACGCAGATCCGTACGGAGATCGAAGAGTGCACGATCCCCGGCGACATCGCGGAGGAGATCGCCGCGCGGGTCCGCGAACTCGGGGAGGACGTGCCCGTCGCGGTGCGCTCGAGCGCGACCGCCGAGGATCTGCCGACGGCGTCGTTCGCGGGGCAACAGGACAGCTACCTGGACGTCCGGGGCGTCGAAGACGTTCTCCGGCACGTGCGCAGATGCTGGGCCTCGCTGTTCACCGAGCGTGCCGTCGCCTACCGGGTGAACAACGGCTTCGACCATCGGAAGGTACACATGGCGGTGGTCGTGCAGCGGATGGTGTTCCCGCAGGAATCGGGTGTGCTGTTCACCGCCGATCCCGTCACCTCGGATCGCACGGTGTCCTGCGTGGATGCGGTCGCCGGGCTTGGCGACGACCTGGTGTCGGGTCTGGTGAACGCCGACGCGTACGCGGTGCGTGCCGGCGAGGTCGTGGACCGGACGCAGCGCCAGGAGGCACCGGTGCTGAGCGACACGCACCTCGTCGAACTCGTCAAGCTGGGCAGACGCATCGAAGCACACTTCGGGCGTCCCCAGGACATCGAATGGTGCTTGGCCGCCGGCGTCTTCCACATCGTGCAGAGCCGCCCGATCACCACGCTGTTCCCCGTCCCGGAGGCCGGCGACGACGACAACCACGTCTACCTTTCCGTCGGTCACCAGCAGATGATGACCGATCCGCTGAAACCGTTGGGAATCTCCATGTGGCAGTTGACCAGCCGTGCGCCCATGCGACACGCGGGTGGGCGGCTGTTCGTCGACGTCACGCCCATGCTGGCCTCACCCACCCAGGGGCCGGGCATCGTCGGGATGATCGGCAGTTCCGACCCGCTCTTCGGCGACGCGCTGCGAACCGTGCTCGATCGAGGATTCGTCCCGACGCGCCCGGACGATCCTGCCGCCGCGCGGGTCGGTCTGCCACCCGCCCCGGACGAGATCGACCCTGCCGTCGTGCCCGAACTCGTGGCGCGCAACGAGGCCGCGATTGCCGAGTCGGCGCGTCTCATCGAGAACGAAACCGGTTCGGCGCTGCTCGATTTCATGCGCGCCGACATCCGCGAGCTGCAGGAATCGTTGTTCGGTAAGGAGGTCGGAGAGGTGCTCGCCGCCGGTATGCAGGCCGCCGAGCGGCTCAACGAGCTGGGTCGGGAATGGCTGGGGGAGAAGAACGTTGCGGACGTCATCTCCCGGTCTGTTCCTTACAACGTCACCTCGGAGATGGGGTTGGCGCTGCTCGACGTCGCCGATGCCGCGCGCCCGTACCCGGATGTCGTAGCGTTCCTGCGCCAGGTCGACGCGGAGGGCTTCGACGACGCACGCTTCCTCGACGCACTCGGCGCGCGTGAGGGCGGACCGCAGGTACGAGCGGCACTCGAGGACTTCCTCGACAGGTACGGCAGGCGGTGTGTCGGGGAAATCGACATCACCCGGCCCAGGTGGGGTGAGCGCCCCACGATGCTGGTGCCGATGATCGTGAGCAATCTCGACAACTTCGAACCCGGTGCCGCGACACAGCGTTTCGACGAGGGTCGCCGCCAGGCGGAGGAGAAGAAGCGCGAACTCTTAGAACGCGTGCGGGGCCTCCCAGACGGAGAACAGAAGGCTGAGGAGATCGAGAGGCTCGTCGACCGGGTCCGTGCCTTCGCGGGATATCGGGAGTACCCGAAGTACGGCATGATCGGCCGCTACTTCGTCTACAAGCAGGCACTGCTGCGCGAGGCGGAACGTCTCGTCCGAGACGGAGTCGTTGACGACGAGGAGGACATCTTCTTCCTGCGGTTCGACGAACTCGAGGACGTCGTGCGCGCGCCGCGGCCGGTCGGCGACCTCGTTGCGGAGCGGAAGCGGGAGTTCGCATCGTTCGCCACGCTCACGCCGCCTCGGGTGCTGCTGTCGACAGGCGAGACGCTCACCGGCGCGTACTGCCGTGACGGACTGCCCGACGGGGCGCTACCCGGTATCGCGGTGTCGACCGGTGTCGTGGAGGGCCGCGCCCGCGTGGTCACCGACATGGACCGGGCCGATCTCGAACCCGGTGACATCCTGGTCACGGCGTTCACCGACCCCAGCTGGACCCCGGCGTTCGTCACCGTCAGCGCGCTGGTGACGGAGGTCGGCGGCGTGATGACCCACGGCGCGGTCATCGCGCGCGAGTACGGGCTGCCGGCCGTCGTGGGTGTCGAGGACGCGACCCGCATCATCCGCGACGGACAGCGCATCCGCGTGCACGGCACGGAAGGGTACGTCGAGATCCTGTCCTGA
- a CDS encoding FecCD family ABC transporter permease, with protein sequence MTATLETIDTGIDDLAASRIRRGRRRRLVIAVLATLVVAAFAASLMFGRTFYPPEDVLRVVLGQDVAGANFAVGRLRLPRAVLAVVAGVCFGLGGITFQTMLRNPLASPDIIGISSGASAAAAFAIIVLGLGGTGVSAFAIVAGLAVALLIYGLSYRGGVAGTRLILIGIGIAAMLDSVTSYLLSTAATWDLQETMRWLTGSLNGATWGATVPVIVALLVLGPVLLVQTRNLSMVQLGDDAAQALGVRVERTRVFAIVSAVGLIAFATAAAGPIAFVAFLSGPIAARIVGRGTSLFVPAALVGALLVLVADFVGQYAFGTRYPVGVVTGALGAPYLVYLIIRSNRAGGSL encoded by the coding sequence GTGACCGCCACACTCGAGACCATCGACACCGGCATCGACGACCTCGCCGCGAGCCGGATACGACGGGGACGCCGACGCCGTCTCGTCATCGCCGTGCTCGCGACCCTCGTGGTCGCGGCCTTCGCGGCGAGCCTGATGTTCGGCCGGACCTTCTACCCGCCCGAGGACGTGCTGCGCGTCGTCCTCGGACAGGACGTGGCCGGCGCGAACTTCGCGGTCGGCCGCCTGCGGCTTCCCCGCGCGGTCCTCGCGGTGGTCGCCGGCGTCTGCTTCGGCCTCGGTGGCATCACCTTCCAGACGATGCTGCGCAACCCGCTCGCGAGCCCCGACATCATCGGCATCAGCTCCGGCGCGAGTGCCGCGGCGGCCTTCGCCATCATCGTGCTCGGACTCGGTGGCACCGGGGTGTCGGCCTTCGCGATCGTCGCCGGTCTCGCCGTGGCTCTCCTGATCTACGGACTGTCCTATCGCGGCGGGGTGGCGGGCACGCGCCTGATCCTCATCGGCATCGGCATCGCCGCCATGCTCGACAGCGTCACGTCCTACCTCCTGAGCACCGCGGCGACGTGGGACCTGCAGGAGACCATGCGCTGGCTCACCGGCAGCCTCAACGGTGCGACCTGGGGTGCGACGGTGCCCGTGATCGTCGCCCTCCTGGTGCTCGGGCCCGTGCTGCTCGTGCAGACACGCAACCTGTCGATGGTCCAGCTCGGCGACGACGCCGCGCAGGCACTCGGTGTGCGGGTCGAACGCACACGCGTGTTCGCGATCGTCTCCGCGGTCGGACTCATCGCGTTCGCCACCGCCGCGGCCGGACCCATCGCGTTCGTCGCCTTCCTGTCCGGCCCGATCGCCGCGCGAATCGTGGGGCGGGGCACGTCGTTGTTCGTCCCGGCGGCACTCGTCGGGGCGCTGCTCGTGCTTGTCGCGGATTTCGTCGGCCAGTACGCCTTCGGCACGCGCTACCCGGTGGGCGTGGTGACGGGTGCGCTCGGCGCGCCCTATCTCGTCTACCTCATCATTCGCTCCAACCGCGCGGGAGGCTCGCTGTGA
- a CDS encoding MFS transporter → MEQPASAPTEETNTARDVQSPPSGDLAQLRKVTLSSLLGTTIEYYDFLLYSTMAALVFGDLFFPSSNSAVSTIAAFGTLAAGYVARPLGGLAFGHFGDRLGRKSMLVITMVMMGIASFAIGILPTYEQIGMLAPVLLVTLRVVQGVAVGGEWGGAALMVAEHSDDRRRGLWTGLMQLGSPIGFLLSTSAVMLATLLPDASFESWGWRLPFIASAALLAIGLYVRMSVVESPVFEQAAAKAEVAAEAKPPVLQLLRRPRPLVLACAVGIGPFAMTALITSHIIAYTTSVGYSSSTVMRILVLMSVVSIVTIPGFSALSDRVGRRAVSLTGAAVAVLYAFPLYMMINTGSIALLTVALLFGQVVQSAMYAPLAPMLSEMFGTDVRYTGVSFGYQFASLIGAGFTPMIAASLLVASDGSSLPLSLILVGTACVTILAAWIASETRGKNLAATRTEQN, encoded by the coding sequence ATGGAGCAGCCTGCGTCGGCCCCGACCGAGGAAACGAACACGGCACGCGACGTACAGAGCCCGCCGTCCGGTGACCTCGCGCAACTGCGGAAGGTCACCCTGTCGAGCCTGCTCGGTACCACCATCGAGTACTACGACTTCCTGCTCTACAGCACGATGGCCGCCCTCGTCTTCGGCGACCTGTTCTTCCCGTCGTCGAACTCGGCGGTCTCGACGATCGCCGCCTTCGGAACACTCGCGGCCGGATACGTCGCGCGACCGCTCGGCGGCCTGGCGTTCGGCCACTTCGGCGACCGGCTCGGACGCAAGTCGATGCTCGTCATCACGATGGTGATGATGGGTATCGCCAGCTTCGCGATCGGCATTCTGCCCACCTACGAACAGATCGGCATGCTGGCGCCCGTCCTGCTCGTGACGCTGCGTGTCGTGCAGGGTGTCGCCGTCGGTGGCGAGTGGGGTGGCGCGGCCCTGATGGTCGCCGAGCACTCCGACGACCGTCGTCGCGGGCTGTGGACCGGACTCATGCAGCTCGGTTCGCCGATCGGATTCCTGTTGTCGACATCGGCCGTGATGCTCGCGACCCTGCTCCCGGACGCCTCGTTCGAGTCATGGGGGTGGCGACTCCCGTTCATCGCCAGCGCCGCGCTCCTGGCAATCGGTCTCTACGTGCGCATGAGCGTCGTCGAGAGTCCGGTCTTCGAGCAGGCTGCGGCGAAAGCGGAGGTCGCCGCCGAGGCGAAACCGCCGGTACTGCAACTGCTCCGACGTCCACGCCCGCTCGTTCTCGCGTGTGCGGTGGGTATCGGCCCGTTCGCGATGACCGCGCTGATCACGTCGCACATCATTGCCTACACGACATCGGTGGGATACAGCTCGTCGACCGTCATGCGGATTCTGGTGCTGATGTCGGTCGTCTCGATCGTCACCATCCCCGGCTTCTCGGCGCTGTCCGACCGCGTGGGACGTCGCGCCGTGAGCCTCACGGGTGCGGCCGTCGCAGTGCTGTACGCCTTCCCGCTGTACATGATGATCAACACGGGTTCGATCGCGCTGCTCACGGTCGCGTTGCTGTTCGGGCAGGTCGTGCAGTCGGCGATGTACGCGCCGCTCGCACCGATGCTGTCGGAGATGTTCGGCACCGACGTCCGGTACACCGGGGTGTCGTTCGGCTACCAGTTCGCCAGCCTGATCGGCGCCGGCTTCACACCGATGATCGCGGCGAGCCTGCTGGTCGCGTCGGACGGATCGAGCCTGCCGCTGAGCCTCATCCTCGTCGGCACCGCGTGTGTGACGATCCTCGCCGCGTGGATCGCGTCGGAGACCCGGGGCAAGAACCTCGCCGCGACCCGGACCGAACAGAACTGA